A region of the Melospiza georgiana isolate bMelGeo1 chromosome Z, bMelGeo1.pri, whole genome shotgun sequence genome:
TACAAAACTCCCCTCTAATGTGTTACTCCtggatgagcagcagcagcagggttttCTCAGAGGCTGCTGGTGGTGGGTGCTGCCACAGGAGGTGCAAGTGGGGATGGAGAAAAGATCTGAGGCTGTATCAGACAGTCCAAGCCCAACTGAAATCTTCTGGTGAAGAATAAAACTAACTCCCATTTGGTTCCTTAAATCTGCACACATATGCAGCGATGACCATCCTACCTGTTTTATCTGGTGTTTGTCCTTCACTCCTTGGCTGTTTGTTGGCTGCCCATTTACCACAAGCATCACAGCTCTTGGACCTTGTACCTGAGCAGCAGGATGCTGTACACTTGTTCCTGTACCATGGGCTAGAAAGTGATGGTCAGTTCCATTCCCCTTCAGCAAGTGTGCTCTGCTTCTTCAGCTCCAAACCCTGGGAAAACACTGTTACGTGCCATGTTCTTCTTTGGACACATCTGTAGACCCAAAGCATCACCTCAGGAACCTCAAGATCTGATTTTAGGTCTCTAGATGCACAAAGAGTTCAGCAGTCCTGTTACTGCAGTTACCTGTGCCGTTTAATAATGACCATTCACCTTTGAGAGATGTTCTCAGTCCTTGATTTCAAAGCACTCCATGAATTACCACATCTATTTCATAGACAGGGAACATGGGGAGGCAGAGAGAAAGTGGATCAAGGTCATGCATCAAGAAGGTGTCAGGGCTGAGAATGGACCCCAAGCCTCTTGATTTCCAATTGACCCCTCCATAACCTGGGAAGAACCTTAAGCAATTGGATAAATATCCAAAATTGggacacaggagctggaaaGTGCCAAGACCTGTGGATTCTCCCCTTGGTTGTGTTCCTGCCAGTTGCCTGCTGTGTTTCATCCTCTGCCAGGTGTTATCTGTCTAGCACATGGCTAACACAGGGCCAGCAAAGGTAGTCCCTCTCCTGGCCTCaatgtagaatcatagaattacagaatatcctgagttggaagggaccatgaGGGTCATTGCATTCAGCTTGGTCTGGGTACTAGGGAGTTCTagagcattgctgctgctgcctggtgcaCAGGCTGTTCTGGATGAAGGGTTTCTGCATCTACTGTCCCTTCAGTTCCCCATCCTCTGGTTGGTGTAAGCAGTTTCACAGCTGCTGGGGGACACATCTGGGCTGCTCCCAAGGAGGTGTGGTACCCACTGCTGCTGTCCACtgtgaaggggaggagaagttGGAGGCTGAAATGGGAAGCCACCCTTTAATTAGCTTTTCTTTGGGAAATGTGAAGACAGTTGTTATTAGCGCAACAGATTTTGAAATGATGATAAAGTGAATGATGTTCAAAGCACTCGTTTGCCAAGAGACTCTCAGGCTGGAGAGAATGGGGATCAGCTAATTGGATTAGAGATGGAAATGCTGCATGGTGTGGTAGTGGTGGGGTTGTAGTTTGCGTGTTGGGttgagcagagctgtgatgtTCGATGGCATTTGGTTATGACAAGTCCAGGGATTCAGTTGGGTTAGCTTTGTGGAGGATGACAGTACTCAGATTCACCAAGCTGAGCTGCATCTCTGCtcacctgggccaggctgtgttCAGGCAAGCAGGGCCACCAGGGATGTCTTGCTCCATTGGTGTTTGCCCTCTAGTTTTGTTTCatcctctcctccagctgcctcaTCCAGGggcttttcatttccatttcttaaaaccttaaaatttttttttgcaaaaatcaTGGTTCTGGagttcatagaatcatagaattccagaatggtttgggttggacaGTACCGCaaagggatccaggggcagccacagctgctctgggcaccctgggccagggcctgcccaccctcacaccTCAAAGCCTCCCTACCCTGAGGCTGGATTCAGGAAAGGCACAGTGTCCTTTGACTCCCCAAGTCCTGCCGTGATCTGGGCTGGACTCTAAGGAGAGCACAGGCACACCAAAAACCTCACAGACAGTGCCCATCCAGCTTCTAAAAGCTACCAGAAGCTTCTAAAGCCACAATTTTTGAGTCCCTTGAGTAATTAACTGCATTCCTGCAAAACATTCAAGGCAAACTGTAATAGTTTGCAGCACTGGAAGATCCTGGTCTGACAGGTTGAGTTGCTGAGCCTGGGTATCCTTTTGAGCCACCAAAATGCTCTTGCTCTGAAATTAGCAGGGTGCATCTGCACGACTCTTGACCCCAAATCACTCAAATGCTACCTGGCACAGAAAAAACCCCTTACTCCTTCATGGTGGCCTGGTGGGTGACTCCCCAAACCGGAGGAAACtcccttccaagccaagccatgccaggctgaggagcagcccagagctcagcagggaggttTCCCTGAGTGGGGTCTGGTTGCTGCAGTGCCCTGGAGCACAAGCAGGCACTCAGAGCCACATGTCCCTCCTGGTGcccacagggagggcacagaaacAACCCCTCACTCCATGACTCCCCAAAACAGAGGAAGCTCCCTGTCAAGCCAAGCTGTACCACCTCTCcagcctgaggagcagcccagagctcagcagggaggttTCCCAGAGTGGGGTCTGGTTGCTGCAGTCCCCTGGAGCACAGCCGGGCACTCACACCCACGTGTCCCTCCTGGTGCCCACAGGGACCTCAGCGTGGACGCGGGGCTGACCCACGCCCAGTTCCAGGTCCGGCCGGTGCCCCAGCCCTATCAGCATTACCTGGCCACTCCTCGGGTGCACCACTTCCCCAGAAGCACATCCTCAACCCAGGTGGTAAGTGAAACGCTCTTACTGAGAAATGTTTTATGCATTGTCTGCCAGAAAGCAGTCAAAATAAAGGCTGCTATCTTTCTATCACCTGTCTCCTGCAAATCCCACTTATCTCCGGCCGTGGGAGGGAGTGTCTGAACGGATAATGTTGCATCACTGCACTGgcttagagaaagaaaagaaaagcttcaGCTGTTCTGGAAGGATTCGGTCCATTGCTTGCAGCACCACGTTCACAAGCTGCTCTGCAAAACATGGGCAGGATGTGAGAGACTCAGCagttaatattaataatataattaacACTGGAAGAAACTGCGATCTCCCAGGACTTTTTGTGTGCTGAAGGACTGGCAGTGGGTGACTGCCTTCCCTGGTGTCAGCCCCCAGGACCATCCCTCATCAATCATTGCTCTCTACGTCAGCTCTGATGCCACCTGTAAAGGTTTTCATGACCTCTTGCACAGGTGGAAGTGGGATTGATGAGAAGACAGGCTGACTGGGGTAATTTTCTACCCCTTCTCTTAGCAGGGTGCTGTATTTGGAGCTAAGTCAAGCCAAGCACTTCTAATCCTTAAAACACCCCCAGAAATCCCATGAGGACACTTTTCCCTTATGCTGTGTCAGACCCTGACACCTGTGTACTAAAGcaagccttaaaaaaaacccaatcaaaGCTTGAATGAACAGAAATCCACccatttaaatgaaataaaatttcattgtAATCTAATCCATGTTGGGGGTTTGGAACTACAATGCTGTGGATGATATAGGAATTATTATAACAGTTTATTTTGAAGGAGTTGCACGTTCTTAGATACCATTTCTAGGAAATGTATTCGATAAAACCTCATTTTTTTGTTATCAAGAGGCTTAAATTGGTGAAAATGTCAATCTACTCTTTCAATTTGAATTTTTCAAGCATTAGATTTACATCAGGGCACAAAAGGGTTTTCTGTAGGCAAGTATACAGGtggctttatttttctccctcacTTTTTTCAGGTTGTTCATGAAATCAGAAATTACCCTTACCCTCAGCTTCAGCTGCTTGCTCTTCAGGGACTGAACCCAAGCAGGCACACATCCGCTGTGCGGGAGAGCTATGAAGTACGTATCTGGGGACTGgaattattcatttttaaagggCTGTGAATTTATGCAAGCTCTGCTATAGAGCTGTAAGACAGTTTTTTGTGGTGTGGCAGTTGCGTTGAGCCTTTCATCAATTTTAGTAATAGCTGGGAAGTGATGGAGTTGAGTTTGGTTAAAGATGGTTTACTCCAAGGTGCCGGGGTCTGGCTTGGGTTGGCTCTGGCTCCTTTCATTTATGAACAAAGTGCTCCAGATCTATGGGGCTTTGTTTCCCAGCCTGTCAGATGAAGCTCAAATCCCACCCTAATTTGTGAAATATTGGATATCCAGCTCTTTGCCTCTACCTCTTAGTTATTACCCCAAGTGCCAGGGATCAGATCCATCATTACAGCATGGTTGATTTGGGGTTGATGGCCATTCCCACTGAGCAGAGGACAGGAGGGAGCCTCAGTTGCCAGCAGGTATGGCTGCGTGGTGGGAGCAGTGGGGATGGCACTTTGCTGATGTTCCTGTGccgcaggagctgctgcagctggaggacaGGCTGGGCAGCGTGAGCCGGGGCGCCGTCCAGAACACCATCGAGAGATTCACCTTCCCCCACAAGTACAAGAAGGTGAgtgccccagagcacagcacggCTGCCAGCCCCTCTCACTCGGCCAGGGGCTGCGGGCAcgagcaggcagcaggaaggactTTGGTGGGTCACAGTCCCACTGCACCAGGGGTGCTGTAACTTCTGGCGGGGCTCCCGGGGGCGGGAGCGGTGGCGTAGCTCAGCTGCCTGTTTCTCACTTCTAGGCTAGGAAGCTGCGGGCCAAATTTTCAAAAGGGTCTCAACCTTCTCCCACCACCCAGCGGGTGCAATTTTCCCCCTGTCTGCACCTGGTAAGAAAGTGCACACCACCAAGGGGGCTTGGTGCATGCAAACCCGCCCCGTTCTGCatgccagcggcgctgccccgtgagggctctgtgtcccagggAGCCTTCTTCTCCCCTGGCTTCAGCAAGGATGTCTCCTCTGTTGAAGCTGACCTCCCCACCCATGAGGAAATGGGCACATTTTTGGGTTGTGCTCAGTAGAAATTGGGAAGAATGCTTGTCTGGGTCGTCGTTCCTGGTGTCGGTCACTCCTGGCTGGAGGGTAGGGATGTCGCATTGCCCAGATTGGAAGTGAGGTAACTCCTGCTGCACTTGTCTCTCATTACATCTCCAGGAAAAGGATATGAATAGCAATGGATGTGTGGGGGAAGAGAAAAAGGGGCAGCTGACATGCTAAGCACAGCCCTGTGGTGCAGCATGGGACTGGGCCAGTGGCCAAGCTGGCGTGGGGCACAGTGGCTGCCCTTCctggcagtggtggcaccatAAGATTTGGGGTCTCCCCAAGGAGAAGCCTCCAGCAAAGGAGACGATGGGGCCGTCCCCACTGCAAGGAAGTGGTGGGGGGCTGTATTAGGGCAGCagaggacaggctgctccttgggcactgccaccaGCCTCACCGCCACCAGCCTCAGAGGAGACGTGCCAGCCTGCAGCATGCTGGTGCCACACACATCTCGCTGGCTGTATTGGCTGGGCTGGCTTCCCCGAGCTGGAGGATCTGGCTGATAGATGGAGATCTCATTATTTATCTTCCTGCAACTGTCCAGGCTTGGGAGAGCATTAGAAGGGCAAGGTGTAACCGAATGTCTTTATAATCTTGCTGCAGAGAAGACCACAGGAAGGCAAAGCTGAGCAAGACAATGGCGAGGAGTCAGATACCGACGAGAAATGCACAATCTGTCTGTCCATGCTTGAAGATGGAGAGGACGTCAGGTGAGATCATTCCATCCCCTCCTCTGATTCTCAGTGCCACCTGAGTTGTGTTTATTTGGATTAATGTCTCTGTtcttgtcctgggaaactcacCTGGGCTGTTGTGGGGTCTGGGAACCCAAATGCTTTGCTGATGGACATTGATATGGCAGGAGGAGCCTTGCTGCAGCACGGGGCCAGGTTTTTATAGTGTTCCCTGGGTTTGGATCATCTGCttccaggctgtgccagctggccAGGTGGCAAAGTGTCAAAGAAGGGTAGGTTAGACTGATCTCTGACAACCATCTGCAGCTTGGGGTCATCAACACCTGAGCCTGACAGATGACCAAAGTATGATAAAAAGCAGTGTTGGTGAGAagtccaggagagctgggcttgTGTCCAAGACACAGCTGCTTTATTGTAGAATGAGTAGGATTACTTTGCCCACATGGTCACAGAGAATCATCCCCAGCCAACAGAACTCCAGTTGTCTCTAACAtacatcccaggctgctctctgGGTCCAGTCTCTGCTTGAGACAGAGGATGGGGACAAGAAATTGCAAGGGGCTGAACTATCATGGCTGAAGGGACTGCAGGTGAGAAGTACTACTTCTCTTCTCATCCTTAAATTCTCAAGAAAAGCCCTGATCCTTTTGCTGTTGGTTCTTGTGGTCCAAGGTTTCCCTGTATCACAGGGGTGACACATGATGATGGCAGAAGCGATGCAGGTGAAATGTGACCAGGttccctggggacacacatgCAGGAACAGTGTGGGCCCACCTGACTGCTAATGCGACACAACCATGAAGAGCTAAGAGGCTTTGGAGTATAACCTTGCTCCTGAAAGGTTAAAAATTAGCAGCCAGCACAATTAATAACTGGAGCAACTCAATTCAGGATGGTGTGGGGGTTTCTAATAAGCCCAAGGAGGACACTATCTCCAGCCCAGTGCCCTGTGTGAACTGGCATggctgggaaaggctgctggACCTTGGTGGCAATGGTGTCACCCCAGGAATGTTTCCCATGCTCCAAGCAGCCCCAGATGCtgtttttcatctctttttgcTCCCTTGGACCTCCTCCACCCTAACAGCGGTGTTTGTCTCTCTGCAGGCGGTTGCCCTGCATGCATCTCTTTCACCAAGTGTGTGTGGACCAGTGGCTGGCCACCAGCAAGAAGTGCCCAATCTGCAGGGTGGACATTGAAACACAGCTCGGCTCGGACAGCTGAAAAGACTGGCTGGACACACCATTTTCCTTACCAGGTCGTATGGCCATACACCCTTGCAGCGAAATTTTTTGCCTTCTGAGCCATTTGATTGAGAGGGGAAGTCTGCAGGCACGgtagggaggagaaggaggaggtgaTACAATATCTAGCAGTAGGAGATGTTGCACACATACGCAGGATACAGGCCCAGTGAAAGGGAGCTGGCATTCCCGGAGCTCAGAGACCCCGTGCTGCAGAAGATTTTAGTGTTGAATATGAAGGAACTAGTTGTGGTTAGTCCGGCCTGTCAATCCTGCTTTTCATGGGGATTGTATATATACCTCTCAAATATGTAGAAACATGTTAGGGGTCCTTTAGCTATTTCTATGGATGGCAGCTGGAGCATGTTAGCTTAAGAAATGTTGTGTTTGATGCCCTACTCATCTTGTGGTGGACATGTTGCTGTTACCTAATTTGcacca
Encoded here:
- the ARK2C gene encoding E3 ubiquitin-protein ligase RNF165, translated to MVLVHVGYLVLPVFGSVRNRGAPFQRSQHPHATSCRHFHLGPQPQLSADFALPHAVQPQPGLAPHMAPAHQHSGALHQPLPPVPALPFQDVAGPSFLPQALHQQYLLQQQLLEAQHRRLMPHPRRAQERMSVQPHRLHPSFDFSHQLQTPQPIGPQPRYLAEGTDWDLSVDAGLTHAQFQVRPVPQPYQHYLATPRVHHFPRSTSSTQVVVHEIRNYPYPQLQLLALQGLNPSRHTSAVRESYEELLQLEDRLGSVSRGAVQNTIERFTFPHKYKKRRPQEGKAEQDNGEESDTDEKCTICLSMLEDGEDVRRLPCMHLFHQVCVDQWLATSKKCPICRVDIETQLGSDS